One genomic window of Mucilaginibacter sp. SJ includes the following:
- a CDS encoding sugar phosphate isomerase/epimerase family protein, translating to MKQHNLSRRRFIGSSALVAAGLLAFSKSSFAGVVSGRTDKPNSLINGVQIGVITYSFRSMPGTIEDLLRYCIDCNINAIELMGDAAEMYAGAPKHEAGEDWAAFGKKMAEWRASAPMDKFKEIRKMYHDVGVNIYAWKPNALGTKNSDPEIDYAFNAGKALGVNHVTVELPDEVQTKRLGDIAAKHKMMVGYHAHTQATPTLWDAALAQSKYNGINLDIGHYVAGTSSSPVPFIEKYHDRITSMHIKDRKFHDGPNQPWGQGDTPIKEVLQLLKNNRYKFPATIELEYKIPEGSDAVKEVKICRQFAADALT from the coding sequence ATGAAGCAGCATAATTTATCAAGGCGCAGGTTTATTGGCAGCAGCGCACTTGTCGCAGCGGGGCTTTTAGCATTTTCAAAATCATCATTTGCGGGCGTGGTTTCAGGCCGTACTGATAAACCCAACTCGCTTATCAACGGCGTACAAATAGGCGTGATCACCTACTCATTCAGGAGTATGCCGGGCACAATTGAAGATTTACTGAGGTACTGTATCGACTGTAATATTAATGCCATTGAACTTATGGGTGATGCCGCCGAAATGTATGCCGGCGCCCCTAAACATGAAGCCGGCGAAGACTGGGCTGCATTTGGGAAAAAGATGGCCGAATGGCGTGCCTCTGCCCCAATGGATAAATTTAAGGAGATCAGGAAGATGTACCATGATGTCGGTGTCAATATTTATGCCTGGAAACCCAATGCTCTCGGTACTAAAAACAGCGATCCCGAAATTGATTATGCTTTTAATGCAGGGAAAGCTTTGGGTGTAAATCACGTAACTGTTGAGTTGCCTGATGAGGTTCAAACCAAACGCCTTGGTGATATAGCCGCCAAACATAAAATGATGGTTGGCTACCATGCCCACACCCAGGCCACGCCAACCCTTTGGGACGCGGCCCTGGCCCAGTCAAAGTATAACGGAATTAATTTGGATATCGGCCATTATGTGGCAGGTACCAGCAGCAGCCCCGTTCCCTTTATTGAAAAATATCATGACCGTATAACCAGTATGCACATCAAAGACCGTAAGTTTCATGACGGGCCCAATCAGCCCTGGGGGCAGGGCGATACTCCGATAAAGGAAGTGCTGCAGCTGCTTAAAAATAACCGCTATAAATTCCCGGCCACTATTGAGCTGGAGTACAAGATACCTGAAGGATCGGATGCGGTAAAGGAGGTGAAAATTTGCAGGCAGTTTGCTGCTGATGCACTGACATAA